The window GCATGGTTCTTATTTCCTTTTTTGTGTAGAACTAAGGCTACAATTGGTGAGGATGTCTCATATGCACACTTTGAATGCTTTTACTAAAGTGGTTCATTAATCCAAGTCCATTTCAAACTTTTCTGTGTGTAGAAATCTAAAGCTTCCCTCCCGTAAGCCTTCTATTGTATGTGAGAGTTGTCTATATTCACTGGAAAAGGATATGCGAATACGAGCATTCCAAATCATGGACCCAAAAGGTTTTAGCGAGATGCTTCTCATCTTCCTTGAGGAAAGAGGTGACGGGGTGCTTCTTCCTCCTTCCATCGACAATAATGCGGTAAGTTCTACAAAAAAAGTTACCCTCAAGATGCTATATATATATATAATTATATATTAGAAACAGAATACACAGAAAGCTTGTAGCAATGAACTTCTTTTAATTATGTCGTTTTCTGTGGTATCCATCTCAGGAAGGCACAGACAGAATTTTGCCATTTCTTGGCAAGTGGAAAGGTCATTCCATAACAAAAAGGAGTGGTGTTTATGGATCAACAATGGCCGAAGCTGATACAGTAGCATCTCTTGAAATAGATGATAACGGCCAAATTATTCAGGTATCTTTCACTCCAATCATTTTCCTCAGGCAATGTTAAATAAATTTCCTTCAGGCATGTTGGTATAGAACTATAGATAACAAAGAATTCACTACCCAAAATGAAAGAGGAAGGCATGTGTAATACTGTATTGATGATTATGTTTTCCTCAGGTATCTGTGTTTTTCTTCTTCTTACTCCCCTTTTATTTTCTGTTGTTGTTCAATACCATCAGGACATTAGTTCCACGTCTGCTGCTGGTGATGTTACCACTAATGTGCCGTGGACAGGCATCAAGTCAGACAATTTGGTTACATTTAATGGAGGTTACCAGATGACACTATTGCCTGGTGGCATGTACATGGGATGTCCTTGTGATGTAGGCAAGAATGTTGCGGAATCTGCATCATTCCATCTGGAGTTCTGTTGGGTCGAGTCCCCTGGCAAGAGACAAAGACTAGTTCGCACTTACGATGTTGAAGGTTTGGCTGTATCTACAACTTATTTCTATGAGACAAAACTTTGATCTTGTAGATACACTTTTAGAAAGGAAAAACAGATTCTTCTTCTGTCCATGGTTCTTCACAATTCTGCAGAAACCCGTTTTGCATTTTGGTCATGATTCTAAAGAAACACATCTGATGTGCCAATTTGCATTTTTGCTTGAACTAGTTGAGAGTTAACCCTCGAGTGACATATGTTTGATTATTGTAAGACATGCTGTACATTATTTGTGTAGAGTTTCCCATTTCTAAGAATATAATACCCAAACACTGGTTATTTTACTTCTGAACGCAAAATCTGATCCTTAAAACTAACCTCAATCCAGTGCAGAAATTAAAATCGAGTCTACTTACATCATCTAGGCCACTTAAAGATAGGGAGACTGAAGTAATGCTAGAGATTTCAGGTGTTTCTACCAAACTTGGACATCCTTGATATAAAGTAACAGTTGCAACAATAGCTACAGCAAATTTTACCAACAAATTGAACTTTTAATACTTGTGTAGAATGTCAGTGAATTATATTACAAGGCTGGAACAATTCAATTAGACAATTACACAGTTCATTACTATGACCACACCACTCTGATTCCGACCTCAAAAATCCTCCCTAGTAATGAACATCCTACGATGGCTTATTGTTCCACAATATTGGCACGGGGTAACGACATAAGGAACATACTTGACTTATCCCCAACTACCAGACAATGCAGTTTCCATGATAAAGGTGCAGGCATGGCATACAACTGATACAAGTGATCAACTGATCAAAACCAACACTTCTGCCTCGAAACCTACTTCAGTAGTCATTAACTCATTATACACCATCATTCCAGACATTAGGAAGACTAGAAATGCAGAAAAATCAAATGCAAGGCCAAGCTCTTAAGAATCATAGTAAGATTCTCACTTCTTTAGTTTTCACAACTTCTGCGCAGAAACCCCTTTCGTGTTTTAGTCATGATTCTGCAGAAACTCATATCTTTCATTGTTCCAACTACAATGTGTATACATTTGTTTTGTCACTTTGTATACGGTTTCCAGATTGATACATCTTTCTAGATTCGAAGTGGAGGCAAAATGAGTTCTGTTCTTCTGCATATAGGATCTAAACTTTTAGTAGCAGATAGATCAAAGCTGTTCTGTTGCAATAACTACATTTAGAAGCTTTCCAGATATCATCTAGCTTCAAACTTTGTTCAGGGCCAGTTTGGATGAATCTGAGGTACTTCAATCCAATGTTTCTAAGCCTGACAAGTTGCCTTCTGAATGAAACTAAGATGTACAAAGCTGTTCAGGTTCTTTAAGAAGGAAACATACAAGTTGTCAAACAGCGAAGTCTCTCCGGGCCCTTGATCGATTTTGTTTTATGTCAAGCAACTCGTCGTGTTATATCACTCTTTCTTTCATTCGGTGCATAGAAGAATTTTCGATTTGTAATTACGTGCACAACTTGATTGAGATAATGTCCTTTGCTTCTATACAGCTAATACTATGAGTCATATATGTGTTCCCAACCACTAAATTGCACATCAAATTAAATACAACCACTCCTCTTTTCTTCCTAACTTATTAATATGGCAACCTACATTTTGACATATTTTACATATAAACCCGCAATTTGCGTATAACTTAAAAGCAGCTTTTGGATTAGTCATTCATATGAAAAGGGGACAGAAGACGCAGAAGCAAACCCCAACTTGGGATCCATTCATAAATAAATTCATGAGCATGCTCTTTGTCAAAATTAAAAAATAACACGTAATTTAAATTACAATTAGCAAATGTAAATGTCAATGCTATAATTAATATATTATTAGAGCGTGCTTGAAAATCAAATGTTCTAGATTCTTGTTACTAGAAGGTTCTGCTGCAAAATAAAATTTGTCTGGTGAAGTTAAAATCAAGAACATGAAACGTACCGTCTACTACTTGCTACTTCTCAATTTTATTTGATTTAA of the Fragaria vesca subsp. vesca linkage group LG6, FraVesHawaii_1.0, whole genome shotgun sequence genome contains:
- the LOC101313917 gene encoding uncharacterized protein LOC101313917, producing MASTYSCYSLSLSPIPNSPNLNKTQLFSTRHYTPSPFSSSISKPWSPGIRATNSSSPSTAVEEALKASQEAMSIENLQSFVNINLGKWNGSFFQFDAMGNLLHKVHTKLSVSSYGEDELLSLIQTLYIKQAASSGYEDEEEWAEYKIKETNMFTVDKYQQIGFFPNERAFSLRYQTAGMLETVLRQGVLGEDDTGEESPKNLKLPSRKPSIVCESCLYSLEKDMRIRAFQIMDPKGFSEMLLIFLEERGDGVLLPPSIDNNAEGTDRILPFLGKWKGHSITKRSGVYGSTMAEADTVASLEIDDNGQIIQDISSTSAAGDVTTNVPWTGIKSDNLVTFNGGYQMTLLPGGMYMGCPCDVGKNVAESASFHLEFCWVESPGKRQRLVRTYDVEGLAVSTTYFYETKL